The genome window AAGATGAGGATTGACCTGTTCAACTCCATGAAGGACACAGGACAGAGGTTCCATAAAAGCAGCTTCTTCAAAGCTCAGATCAACAATAGGAAAAACAGCTTGTTCTGGAGCACAGACAAACTGAGCCATACCACCAGGAAGAGTGACTCCAATAGCTTCAATATTTTCACAAAAGTGCTGACGGTTATTCAAACAGTTATAACAGACTCCACAGGAAATATTGGGCTCAAGAGCAACCCTGTCACCAACTTTGATAGTACGGATTTTTTTTCCAGCTTTACGTACAATACCTGATAATTCATGACCGGGAACAATGGGATATGTCCCCTTGTAATCGCCCTTGAAAATATGTAGATCCGTTCCACATATACCGCTGGCAAAGACCTCAATTAAAAGTTCATTTTCTTTTGGTACAGGGATCTCAGTCTCTATAATTTTAAGCGAATCCTTCTTTTCAATTTGTGCAGCCTTCATAATCTCATGTTCCCTCTCTTTTTATATAAATCACCCTTTCATGAATCTACTAATGGACCCATTCAATACATTTGAGTTAATTATACCTATTTAATCGATTACGTAAACCATTAACTGATCAAATACGGTGATATCTCTTTCATCGATTTTTCATAAAGCAGAGGGAAAGAGTTGCCAGGTGAAGCATAGATAAAGATAATGAAAATCTACACCGGATTTTCTATATTCAAATTCAGCATTATCTTGTCCGGCAGTATAAAGAGGTAAAAACATGACAGATAAAAAAATTGTATTCTTTACCGGTGCCGGAATATCTGCGGAAAGCAATATCCCGACCTTTAGAGATTACATGGGAAAGGCCCATGAAGAGAATTTTGAAAAACTCCTATCATTATCCTATTTTGTCAAACATCCTGAGAAAACCTGGGAATGGTTGGATGGTTTTATCCAATTGATCAATGAATCAGAGCCCAATGAAGCCCATAAACTGATTGCATCACTGAGAGCCTCTGTTATTACTCAAAATATTGACAACTTTCATACCCTGGCCGGCAGTGAGGATGTTGTAGAACTACATGGTTCTATTGGAACCTGTATCTGTATGAAATGTCATAAAAGACAAGGTCTCATATCGAAATGCTCCTGTGGGTCCTGGACAAAACCGGATTTTACATTCTATGAAGAGAACCTTAATGAAGAAGCAATTTACAAAGCTGAAGAACTGGCAAAAGAAGCTGATATCTTTGTGATCGTCGGCACTTCGGGGATTGTATACCCTGCGGCCAATATCCCGACCATTGCAAAGCATGCGGGAGCAAGGGTATATGAAATCAATCCCGGTATAAATGCCTTTCCTCCTACAATAGTAGACAGGTATATCAAAAAGGGAGCTAGCGAAGGAATAAAACTACTAATAGATTTGATAAAGGAATAAATGGTCTGATCAGAACCATAACACATCATCCTCTGCGAGTCTGCTGCATCATCAAATGAATTTTAAAGCACCCTGTTTTTAAAGAATATCCGCTTCATTTTTCAATACAATTATAAATAAAAACAGGACAGTAAAAACTGTCCTGTTTTGCTATATAGTGGCGAAGGGACTTGAACCCCTGACAGATCGGATATGAGCCGATTACTCTACCAACTGAGTTACGCCACCGTAATGCCTGCGTAATATACCCTATTCCTGGAAAATTTGTCAACATTAAGTGAAACTTTTTTTTCATCAATTTATTCAGATAAGGTTCAACTCCTGAGCCTTGAGAACAATTTCATTATTCCAGTAGTTTTTCCTAAAAAAGTTATGCTTCATCTGCTGACTGTCAAAGCGCCCGGCCCTAGTCTGTAAGAGCTTGAAAGCATGACTGACCAAAGATTGATGAGTCTCACTCACAACTATTCCCGTCTGTTCGATGATCTCTGCGGCATAGAGAAAGAAATAATACCCAAAAGGCTGCTGGTTATACGCCCGGTCCATACGGCACAAAGGAGCCAGTCCCTCCCAGGCTTTTTCGGGCTCTCCATTAAGACCGATAAGGAGATAATAGAAACCTCTAGCCTGATCTAAAAGAACATCCTCATAAAAATCTTTATCGGAAAGACGGCCTTCTATCACACGGTATCCGTCAAGCCAGCTATCCATCTCATGAATGTACAGGGGATTCTGATCGTACTCTCTAAAAGCCTCTTCCAAATAGCTAATCCCGATCTTCTTATCACCCGACATGTAGGCGGCTTCGGCTCTAAAATAGGCCGTCTCTAGGTTAGAACTCTGTCTGGACAGGAGTTCATCGGCAATTTTCTCGTTATGTCCAAAACACAGAGACCTGGCCATCCAGGAAGTAATAACATGGGACTCTTTTGTTAAGAAGTAGCGTTTGGACAAACGTCGCCCCAGTTTGAGAGTTTTAAAAGCTTCGGAATACCGTCCCAACTCAAAGAGAATTCTTCCCTTGAGAAAAAGCTGAAAGATCTGGGTCTCACGGTTCCTTTCTTTCTGTGCCAGGGGAATATGCCTTTCAAGAGAGCGCAGTGCCAGTGAAAGGTTACCATAGAGGTAAGAGGACAGGACCATTAACTTACCGCTGATAAGAGCAGCTTCTTTATCTCTCAGCTGTTCACTGATCCGCAGAGCTATTTCAAAATAGTCTAAGGATGCTGAAAGCTTTCTCTGGCTTAGCATTGTAAGCGCCAGGGCAGTATTGGCTCTGATTTCACCGTAGTGGTCGCTATTTTTCTGAAAAGCAAAGAGGCTGGCCTTCACCGTTGTCTGAGCCAGCTCAGAATCTCCGTTTAAGGCGTGATAATGAGCCTGCTGGAGGAGAAATTCCTCACTGCAGGCCCCCTGAGCTTCCATCAGAGAAAGGTATCCTGCATCCAGTTTCACAGATATTTCTTCCTTGGAATTCCGCAAAAGAGCACTTCTGAGCCTGCCGGCATATTGAATATTATGCAGCCCTTCCTGCTGACTAAAAGTCAGTGTACGATTTTCAAATAGGGGAGAATTCAATAAATCTTCTGCCAGATCGTTCTCTCTGATCTTTAACAGGTGATGAATAATACGATTTAAAATATCCAGACCAAAATCAATGCTTCCTTTCTGGTTCAGATAGTAAAATAGCCCGCTTAATGAACCAATCTTTCCATCTTCCATTTCACGGCTGAGAAAGCGGATAAAGTCCTCAGTTAATTCTTCACCGTCAAAACCGGGAGTTTCTTCAAGAACGGCCAGCTCTAAAGGACGGCACCACAGCCCGCCGGTTGTACCAAGAAAACGGAGATATCCTAAATTTTCAAATCTCTTGAGCCTTTCTTCTATCTCTGGCAGAGAGATTCCCCTGGAATGGAAGAACTCAATGACCTGAGATCTTGTGAGGCAGTAACGCCCTGGGAAACAAAGAGATAGGATCTCTATGGAACATTTATCCCTACCAAAGAGATAGGCTCCGGGGGAGGAAAGATCTGTCCTGGTATGCTGTATTGCCTCCAGACGATTTTGAAGAAAATAAAAGAGACTCATGAGCCGACGGCCTTCGGCTTTATAAGCTTTGATTAATTCATCCGGACTGAGCTTCAATTCCGGAAAAACATCTGCGGCCTTCAGTCTGACATCCTCATCGGCCATGGGAGGAATACTTCTCTTACGGAAGTTATCATCCAAGCCCTCAGGAAGAGGCCCGTCAGAGTCTCCGGTGAGAAGAAGAAATTTCTGCCGCGGAAAGGACTCTTTGAGAAGAGCTACAAAATGGCTGATCAGGATTTTTGAATTTTCTGAAAAAAGACCGGGATTCCTGATGATCAAAACAGGAGGAGTTGGATATGTATCTAATTTTTTAAGACAGCCACGCCAGTAGAGGACAACAGCCTTTAAAAAATCAATTTCTATTTGATCATAATAATGAAGATACCAATCACCACGGCTTATGTTCTCAAGAAATATTTTGTCTTCCTTCCAGACAAGCTTATCATCGCCACTCAGATACTGCTCAACATGAGGCAGAAAATCCTTATTGATAAAATGGCAGAGAGGATACCAGGGGTCCCAGAAATCTTCAGCCGGTTCAATAAGAAGAAAATTTTCAATTAAATGATGACTGTCATCCAGGATTGTACGTAAAATGTTCAGCGTCTCTTCCTGACTGTTTGAGGTCATGACCATCCCTGGAGATTCATCCTGGCGGTACAACCACTGATTAATATCATTTTGAAGGGATGGAATCAGGTCTTCCCTCTTTATGAAACGCCGGTACCGTTCTTCAATAGAGAGCAATTTATCAACTTTGATCTGTACAGGAAAAAGCTGCGAATACTCCTCCCTCTTGGCCGGCTCAAGGTAATCGGAGAACTTATCCCTCACAGAATCTTCCATCCAGATGCAGTTCTCTTCGGAGGTTGTCAAAGAAAGATTGTGAAAATGCTGCACAAGGTCATCTTGCTCATGACCGGAAGAGATAATAATAGAAAATCCGCACAGATATTGTCTGTACTCATCCAGCAGAGATTTGAGTGATTCAGCACATTCCATCACATAGATGGCCGTCTCCCTGTATAAGGCCGCAAATTGAAAGATGTCTCCTTCATCGACCAAACGGGACCCTCCGCAGCTATGAATCAATTCGGCAGCTCTTTTTTCGAGCTCCTCCAGGGGAGTGGGATAGAGTTGAATCAGCTGTTTTTTATTTTCCAGTTTAAAAAAGATGTAAAACATTATTTCCTGTCAGTGCAACGATATTAGTTTATTATATAATAAACCATGGGATATATAAAACATAATGGAAAAAAATATAAATCTATAAGGCTCCGGATTTCCCGTTTCACCGACTTCTCACAGATCCTTGAAGAGTTTCACCATATTGTTATAAACGGCGTAAATGATAAAAAACTGGAGAATATCCGTTATGCCTTACTGGAGATTATAAACAATTCAGTGAGAGCCCATAAAGAAAAAAACGAGAATAAAGAGATAATCCTGAAGATGATGTTAGAAGAAGAAGAGCTCATAATAAAGATTTCTGACCATGGTGGAGGCTTTGATAAAAAGATGCTGCCCTATGATCTGGATCAAAACATTAAAGATATTGATATCAATAACCAGGATTTTTTAAAATATCGTGAACGATATGGATTCAACAGGTTCGGCATGGGTTTATTTATGACCAAAAAGACATTTGATGCCTTTATTCTAAAGTTTATTGAATCAGATGGTTCTCTGAATGATGAATTCAAAGAAGGCAGGACCATAGGAACCTGCATTGAACTCAGGAGCAATATAAAAAATGAAAACGAATAGAAAGACACAGAGAAGCCAGAGCTATGCGAAGGTTCTACTAGATAACAGCCTTCCCGCCTATATCCGGGACATCAGTGTCGATGGATTCAGAGTCTATTCACCAGTACCTCTTCCCTATCAGGAAGGGAACAGTGTCAGTTGTCGCATTTTCCCTACGAATGACAGTGGTGATTCTTTCAAAATCAAGGGCCTCATCCGTTGGAACAAACAGGACGTGGAAGGTGAAGATTTAATGGGCATCCTCATCAGCTCTTTTGAATCCACCGAGGGTAAAATTCTCTATAAATCCTTAAATCAACGTTTTTTTAAGGCTCCCTGAATCGCCACTTCAGAGCATAGAAGATTTTCTTTACTTGACGTATATTCCTCCTTCCCCGTAAAATAGCAATGCACACCGGAGGGAACTCTGTAAATTGTTGTGATTTTAGAGGTTTAAGCCCCCAAAGGCAGCCCCCTTAAGGAGAGACTGATTGGAACTGAAAGTCAGAAAAAGCGGAAGTGTTTATATCATAGATATTGAAGGCGAAATGGACCTATACAATGCCTTCAAACTGAAAGAACTTGTGGGTAAGATGCTTGAAAAAAGAATTACCCTCTTCGTTCTGAACATGGAGAAAGTGGAATATATTGATTCCAGCGGCATAGGCGCCTTGATCTATGTCAGCTCTGCTCTCAAGAAAAGGAGTGCCCGTTTAATCATCACAAATGTACACGGTTCTGTTAAAAAAGTAATAGAATTGACAAAGCTAACTGGTTACTTTCCCATGCGGGATACCTTGAAAGAGGGGATTCTTGAACTTCAGAGGGGTCAATAAATATGGAAATGAAAAAAATAGAAATCAATGACAATCATCCTCTGATGGAAAAGGAAAACCTATTTTACAAGGAATTTCCAAGCGATTTCAGGCAGATTAGATATTTCACACTGCTTATAGTGCAAAAGGCACCTCCCGAGATAAGAGAAATAAACCTGCTGGAACAACAAATTTCCGAATTGATCAAGAACGCTGTCAAACATGGAAACCATAGCGATCCGGAAAAACTCGTAAAGGTTTGGTATACCTTCTCTGAGGATTATGCACGCATCATCATTGAAGATGAGGGTGATGGATTCAAGGCCATTCAGGAATGGAATGAATTTAATGCGAAACGGAATGACTGTCTCGTCAACGAAGATTATGAAACTCTCTCTGAATTTGTCTCATACAGAACAGAAAAGAGTGATGATAATGATGGCGGAAATGCCATGTTTGCAGCTCTGGAATATTGGGATAACGGTGTTGTTTTCACGGAGAAAGCAAATTGTGTTGCCGTTGGAAAGTCCTTCCATCGAAAGAAGACAGGAATTCAGATGGATTAATAGACTGTCCCGATCTGAACTTCGTCCCCTTCTAGCGGGACGGGTTCGCCGGGCCAGTTCTTAAAAGGAATTTCCCAGTCCTGAAGACTCCACAAACCATTTTCCTTTTTCAAATACATAACCCCCTCCAGGTAAGTTACACCAAAAAACAAAGCCACCCTCACCTGGGACTGGTCTCCATAGACTCTAAAGGTCCCCATGTAGAAATCTGTAATTTCAAGACCGACATCCTGATATAGAGCCAGTTCTTCAAGAAAGAGAGGATGAGCCTCTA of Oceanispirochaeta crateris contains these proteins:
- a CDS encoding SIR2 family NAD-dependent protein deacylase, which translates into the protein MTDKKIVFFTGAGISAESNIPTFRDYMGKAHEENFEKLLSLSYFVKHPEKTWEWLDGFIQLINESEPNEAHKLIASLRASVITQNIDNFHTLAGSEDVVELHGSIGTCICMKCHKRQGLISKCSCGSWTKPDFTFYEENLNEEAIYKAEELAKEADIFVIVGTSGIVYPAANIPTIAKHAGARVYEINPGINAFPPTIVDRYIKKGASEGIKLLIDLIKE
- a CDS encoding PilZ domain-containing protein, with amino-acid sequence MKTNRKTQRSQSYAKVLLDNSLPAYIRDISVDGFRVYSPVPLPYQEGNSVSCRIFPTNDSGDSFKIKGLIRWNKQDVEGEDLMGILISSFESTEGKILYKSLNQRFFKAP
- a CDS encoding ATP-binding protein, with translation MEMKKIEINDNHPLMEKENLFYKEFPSDFRQIRYFTLLIVQKAPPEIREINLLEQQISELIKNAVKHGNHSDPEKLVKVWYTFSEDYARIIIEDEGDGFKAIQEWNEFNAKRNDCLVNEDYETLSEFVSYRTEKSDDNDGGNAMFAALEYWDNGVVFTEKANCVAVGKSFHRKKTGIQMD
- a CDS encoding ATP-binding protein, which codes for MGYIKHNGKKYKSIRLRISRFTDFSQILEEFHHIVINGVNDKKLENIRYALLEIINNSVRAHKEKNENKEIILKMMLEEEELIIKISDHGGGFDKKMLPYDLDQNIKDIDINNQDFLKYRERYGFNRFGMGLFMTKKTFDAFILKFIESDGSLNDEFKEGRTIGTCIELRSNIKNENE
- a CDS encoding STAS domain-containing protein; the protein is MELKVRKSGSVYIIDIEGEMDLYNAFKLKELVGKMLEKRITLFVLNMEKVEYIDSSGIGALIYVSSALKKRSARLIITNVHGSVKKVIELTKLTGYFPMRDTLKEGILELQRGQ